The following are encoded together in the Bubalus bubalis isolate 160015118507 breed Murrah chromosome 14, NDDB_SH_1, whole genome shotgun sequence genome:
- the EEF1A2 gene encoding elongation factor 1-alpha 2, whose amino-acid sequence MGKEKTHINIVVIGHVDSGKSTTTGHLIYKCGGIDKRTIEKFEKEAAEMGKGSFKYAWVLDKLKAERERGITIDISLWKFETTKYYITIIDAPGHRDFIKNMITGTSQADCAVLIVAAGVGEFEAGISKNGQTREHALLAYTLGVKQLIVGVNKMDSTEPAYSEKRYDEIVKEVSAYIKKIGYNPATVPFVPISGWHGDNMLEPSPNMPWFKGWKVERKEGNASGVSLLEALDTILPPTRPTDKPLRLPLQDVYKIGGIGTVPVGRVETGILRPGMVVTFAPVNITTEVKSVEMHHEALSEALPGDNVGFNVKNVSVKDIRRGNVCGDSKSDPPQEAAQFTSQVIILNHPGQISAGYSPVIDCHTAHIACKFAELKEKIDRRSGKKLEDNPKSLKSGDAAIVEMVPGKPMCVESFSQYPPLGRFAVRDMRQTVAVGVIKNVEKKSGGAGKVTKSAQKAQKAGK is encoded by the exons ATGGGCAAGGAGAAGACCCACATCAACATAGTGGTCATCGGCCACGTGGACTCAGGCAAGTCCACCACGACTGGCCACCTCATCTACAAATGCGGGGGCATCGACAAGAGGACCATCGAGAAGTTTGAGAAGGAGGCAGCTGAG ATGGGAAAGGGCTCCTTCAAGTATGCCTGGGTACTGGACAAGCTGAAGGCAGAGCGGGAACGCGGCATCACCATCGACATCTCCCTCTGGAAATTTGAGACCACCAAATACTACATCACCATCATCGACGCCCCAGGCCATCGCGACTTCATCAAGAACATGATCACAGGCACATCCCAG GCGGACTGCGCCGTGCTGATCGTGGCCGCAGGAGTGGGTGAGTTCGAGGCAGGCATCTCCAAGAATGGGCAGACCCGGGAGCACGCGCTGCTGGCCTACACGCTGGGCGTGAAGCAGCTCATCGTGGGGGTGAACAAGATGGACTCCACGGAGCCCGCCTACAGCGAGAAGCGCTATGATGAAATTGTCAAGGAGGTCAGCGCCTACATCAAGAAGATCGGCTACAACCCGGCCACCGTGCCCTTCGTGCCCATCTCAGGCTGGCACGGCGACAACATGCTGGAGCCCTCACCCAAC ATGCCCTGGTTCAAGGGCTGGAaagtggagaggaaggaagggaatgcCAGTGGCGTGTCCCTCCTGGAGGCCCTGGACACCATCCTGCCCCCCACACGCCCCACAGACAAGCCCCTGCGTCTGCCACTGCAGGATGTGTACAAGATTGGCG GCATTGGCACCGTGCCCGTGGGCCGAGTGGAGACAGGGATCCTGCGGCCTGGCATGGTGGTGACCTTCGCGCCCGTGAACATCACCACGGAGGTGAAGTCGGTGGAGATGCACCACGAGGCTCTGAGTGAGGCCCTTCCTGGGGACAATGTTGGCTTCAACGTGAAGAACGTGTCAGTCAAGGACATCCGCCGGGGCAATGTGTGTGGGGACAGCAAGTCCGACCCACCCCAGGAAGCCGCCCAGTTCACGTCCCAG GTCATCATTCTGAACCACCCTGGGCAGATCAGCGCTGGCTACTCACCAGTCATTGACTGCCACACAGCCCACATCGCCTGCAAGTTTGCTGAGCTGAAGGAGAAGATTGACCGGCGCTCTGGCAAGAAGTTGGAGGACAACCCCAAGTCCCTGAAGTCCGGTGATGCAGCCATTGTGGAGATGGTCCCGGGGAAGCCTATGTGTGTGGAGAGCTTCTCCCAGTACCCACCTCTCG GCCGCTTCGCCGTGCGCGACATGCGGCAGACAGTGGCCGTGGGCGTCATCAAGAACGTGGAGAAGAAGAGCGGCGGCGCCGGCAAGGTCACCAAGTCGGCGCAGAAGGCACAGAAGGCGGGCAAGTGA